CACTTTGGTAATACGGTCATCATTTTCTCCTGCTGGGTGTGGCTTTCCATCTTTTTCTGCATCTTCAATCATACTTCTAAACTTCAAAATCCAGAACTTTTTTCCACCAAAAGTTACACGCTCCTGGCGATAAAAAACGGAACCACCATCATTCAATTTAATTGCAATAGCAACTAAAATCAAGATTGGAGATAAAATAATCAAAGAAATACCGGACAATGCAATATCAAACAGACGCTTAACCGCACGCTGGGACAGTGACATATCCGTATTTTCACTTAAATATAATGGAGTATCAAAAAGATTGACCTCTTTAGACGATTTTGCAATAATATCTGATAGCTTTGGTGTAAAATACACACGCTTATTTACCTTATAGCAAATCTTTAGAATTCTATTCTTATCTTCACTCGGCAAGTCGTTCAACAATACAGCATCATATTTTTGAATTTCTCGAATAATGCTCTCATCATCTTCTGCAAAGCTAATACGCTTACATACATTGTACTTGTCATCACGGCGATTGATCTTTACAGAAAGTGTATTCTTCCTCGTTCCCATCACTTCTAGCATTTTTAGTGGTGGAAATAACATAATATACATATGCACCATTAAAAAAGTCAATAGACCAATGATAATGGACTCAATCACCCACACAAGAATATAGCGCACTAAGAGCACAACAAAAAATCGTATCTCGCCAAGAATTGCCAAAGATACAATCAACTCAATAATATTGACAACACATAATGCAACAACTTGCGATG
This region of Lachnospiraceae bacterium oral taxon 096 genomic DNA includes:
- a CDS encoding exopolysaccharide biosynthesis polyprenyl glycosylphosphotransferase; protein product: MGESVMNAEKREKIYRKAPTYQWFCSLVITLICTGIFFNMWYSFVSVNNQTGHLLGTANLLMSTIIYLVVVIYVMNMTGGYKIGVNQTMNIISSQVVALCVVNIIELIVSLAILGEIRFFVVLLVRYILVWVIESIIIGLLTFLMVHMYIMLFPPLKMLEVMGTRKNTLSVKINRRDDKYNVCKRISFAEDDESIIREIQKYDAVLLNDLPSEDKNRILKICYKVNKRVYFTPKLSDIIAKSSKEVNLFDTPLYLSENTDMSLSQRAVKRLFDIALSGISLIILSPILILVAIAIKLNDGGSVFYRQERVTFGGKKFWILKFRSMIEDAEKDGKPHPAGENDDRITKVGKVIRATRVDELPQLINILAGDMSIVGPRPERVEHVEKYENDIPEFVFRTKVKGGLTGYAQVYGKYNTTALDKLKLDMIYILNYSFRLDLQIIFETVKVIFQKESTEGFDEGGQHEMQEYASGKEKK